The region ttcattcattttcacaagtctgccctcccccccccgccccgccccgcccatgCCCTCCCTCCATGTCTACCAGAAATCTCGGCGGTGATAGGCATCAGGGTCGCAGTACTTGGTGACCACAACCCTGTTAGCAAACTTCCTGCCCGTCAGCCCCTGCATTGCCTTCTGGGAGTCGAAGACCGACATGAACTCCACAAAGATctgagggaaagggagagatggGATAGGGAGGGTGAGACTCAAACCACATTCTCTGTGCCACCCTCATCTATTAGGGAACATAAACCCCATTCTCTGTGCTACCCTCATCTATTAGGAAACATAAACCCCATTCTCTGCTACCCTCATCTATTAGGAAACATAAACCCCATTCTCTGTGCCACCCTCATCTATTAGGGAACATAAACCCCATTCTCTGTGCCACCCTCATCCATTAGGGAACATACACCCCATTCTCTGTGCCACCCTCATCTATTAGGGAACATAAACCCCATTCTCTGTGCTACCCTCATCCCTTAGGGAACATACACCCCATTCTCTGTGCCACCCTCATCTATTAGGGAACATAAACCCCATCCTCTGTGCTACCCTCATTTATTAGGGAACAAACCCCATTCTCTGTGCCACCCTCATCTATTAGGGAACATAACCCCCATTCTCTGTGCTACCCTCATCTATTAGGGAACATAAACCCCATTCTCTGTGCTACCCTCATTTATTAGGGAACATAAACCCCATTCTCTGTGCCACCCTCATCTATTAGGGAACATAAACCCCATTCTCTGTGCTACCCTCACCCATTAGGGAACATAAACCCCATTCTCTGTGCCACCCTCATCTATTAGGGAACATAAACCCCATTCTCTGTGCTACCCTCATTTATTAGGGAACATAAACCCCATTCTCTGTGCCACCCTCATCTATTAGGGAACACAAACCCCATCCCGGCCCATTAGGGTACACAAacggcccccgccccctcacctTGCCAGTGCCGGGGACCTCCAGGCCGTCGACGGGCCGGGGGATCTCGATGCTCTTCACCTGGCCGTACTTGCTGCACTCGTCGCGCACGTCCTCCACGATCTCCTCGTACTCCTCGTCGTCCAGCAGCTCCTCGGGGGCCACCATGTTCATGAGGCAGAGCACCTCGGTGGGCAGGCCTCCCATCTGCACCATGGAGCTGTTCATCAGCCCCGGCACCTGCAGCGTCACCGGGGTCTGGTTTATGCTCATCTGAACGgggcgcggagagagagagagagagagggcgggcaTTAGAGAAGTCACAGGGTTGGTAACATCCACTGGATGTGGACTATGACTCCCATGGTGCAATGGTATGTTAATTTTGACCTTTTTGTTTAATTCCATCTTCCTCTGCCCATTCAGAGCTTAGCTAGTCAGAATCAGCAGCACACCAGAAGGACACAACGTACTCGAGAAATACACTGTTGATATCACTAGAAATAACTGCACAAAACACCGTTATATGGGCAGAAGTGGTGTGCATAGGACGTTAATTGTTCAGCATGAGTAGAAGCAGGTCAGTGGTCCTCACCAAGGTGGCATTCTTGGATCCCACACTGGCCCGCTGCACCAAGAGCTTCTTATCTCCCAGCTGCATCCCATTCAGCCCAGCGATGGCCTGTGGAGAAAGCCCAGAGCGATACAGCTCAGAAAACAGGACGCAcgcgcacgcaggcacacactcattcttgacaaaaaaaacaatgtcattttccgaaaataaaaactaaactgTCAATCCCCTCAGTAAACTAACCAAAACTAAATTTCTAAACAAATTAGCCAGAAACAAACATGCGCccgcacacaaacaacacacaaaaaaattacattccATCCGTGGGGGCAGTACAGGGGCGGCACAACAGCACACTTACCTGGTCGTTCACATTGACGTCCACATATTCACAGAAAGCGTAGCCCTTGGACAGGCCCGTGGCGCTGTCTTTCACAAGGTTAAAGGCTTTCAGAGGGCCGAAGGAGGTCAGCAGCTCCTtcacctgagagaaagagagagagagagagagagagatggctcATTTGACTTCCGAAGCATataaaggagggagagacaggggcaAAAACAATAAAGAATTATTATTTCTAATATTATTTCTAAAAGGCCCAGATGCCTGGGTCACTGGGGAACTGACCTGGTCATCGTTGAGGTAATTGGGCAGGCCCCCGATGAAGAGTTTATGGGCAGAGTCGGGCACCACTGTAGACACCActcctgcacagagagaggcagacacagAGACTGTGAGTGAGAAGGAGAGGCTTAGCAGACCAGAGCTCACAGTAGCGCTGCATCACCCAGACCGGAGGAGGCGAGCTGCTCTGTACCCGGCACATAGACGCTGGGGTTTTCACTCATGCCAGGCAGGGGCTGGTAGTCATGGGGACGGCGGATCTTCAGGCTCTGGCCCTGGAAGATGATCCCGTCGAAGGCCATGGCCTGGGTGGTCTCATCAACCGAGCGGAACTGCGGAGAGGACAGGCGGAGAGGGTTGGCGCACGGCAGGGACAGAGGAACTAACACCTGGGGCACTGTTCACAAACCCCTCTATGCTCAAGCGCTGGATCTCTTTAGCTTTCGCAGTCATGGACACAGCGCGAGCACTTCCCGGCTCTTGAACACAGAAGGACACAGACAACCTCAGAACAAGAGCGGAGCCCAGATAACGCATACCTCAAGGAAGGCAAAGTTTTTGTCCTGGTTAATCTGCACGGCAAGGATGGGGTTTCCAGGAGCCTGAGTCAGACCGCCCAGGCGCATCTGAGCATTGAAGAAGTCCATCATCGATTCCTGTACAACACAAACGATGTCATCAATAAGCAGAGCTGCACTGCCTTACCTGCCATTACAAAGATCAACCAGCCCATTACCGTGAATCACTATGTGTAGACTACCATCAATCTCAATGACTTTAAATACATTCATcaagaaatactcaaaccagaaAACTGCAATTGCCATAAGACTTCAGTGGTCGCACTGTCAGGCGTCAAGCATCAAGGCGTCCCTGGTCTTTGTAGTCCTAAACCCCCATTGCAGCAGCTCTCCTAACCTCAGTGATGCCAAACGGTATGTTGCCAACGTAGAGCCGTCGGGCTTGCCGGGTCATCTGGCTGCCCACCACAGGCACAGGGGTGGGCGTGACTGCCAGGCCGTCAGGGGTCATGGTGGGCAGCAGCGCAGTGGCTGGAATCtgcccagcagctgcagggcACAAACGAGTTAAGAGATGAAACTAATCTACGGAGGATGCTATTCACAAAAGAGCAGGAAGTTGACAGATCCATGAATGAATTGACTGCTTTTATCGCTCAGCCCACCAGACAGGTTTAAACGTGCTATACGAGGGGGCACTGACCCTGCATGGCCTTGTACTGCATGGGCGTGATGTGCTCGAACCCAGGAGGTGGGACATCCCAGTACTTCCtgactttcttcttcttctcacgGTGCGGAGAGTGGCTGCTGCaaaaggaggatgaggaagggGGGGCAACGAGGACAGCAGGAGAGGAAGGGAAAGAACGAACAGAAAGGGGCAGTgcatcaccaccaccagcatccaaccttaaaaaaacaaccaaatttCAAGACCATGAGCACAAGCCACATTCTAGGTTTTATATGGACAATGACTAAGCAAGACTCAGAAAGGCCAGTAAATTGTGTCAGACAAACGAGTGGAGAAAGATGATCTTGACAGGTAAACGGGCGCAAGCAATTCCAAGCAGCTCTGAACTCTGAACACCATGAACAAAAACACGGAAAGGGTGCGCATTGTAAGGCCACTACCTACGTGTAAACAGCCGGGAGCAACTCAGATAACTGCCAAGTCACTGCTGAAGTGGGACCGAGAGCTAGCCTTCCTGGCCCCATTTTCCTATTCACGTTTAAATGGTTGCTTGTTCGACAAGCCTGTCCACATATAGTGGAAGATTTACTAGTTTCCTGTTTGATGTTGGTGCCGAGTGGGCGCAACTTCTGCGAGGTGGCGTTGAAGGCTGCTTCCAGTCAATTCAAACGGGTATTTGCATACGAACGTTTAACCTAAAGAGGGTCGAGTTTACGTCCCTCGCTCCCAGCTCTGACCTCCCACTGactgactggggggggggggggggggtctgccaACAAACGATCGTCGAAAAGAAGGGTGATGCTTGTGTCTGCTGCATTACCTCACGGCATTCTCTTGGGGTTGGTTTTGATTCTGTGTGCTGAAATGACAGTTAAACAAGTGTTTGGTGTTTAACATTTTGTACATGACAGCTGTACATTTGGCTAATTATAAacatttgaaacagctgattttattttttccagacAAATCCTGTTCCACATTAGCAAAAACACTACCATTATTTGCTTAACAGATTGCCTTATCTATGGCAAATGACACAGGTAACAGAAACATTTCCCCACTCAGTACAGGCACATGGCTATGGCTAATCTGACCAATTCTTATACCTGTAATCGTGGAGCTGTAATCTTTGAAAACTTAACTATTTTCTTTGACACTTGCTCAGTTTAGAAACTGATCCTCCAACAAAACCTCAGCTACATGTGCATGCAAAGAATTCTAACAGTGATCGTAGAGACTTTCTATTGAACAgcaatttcatgtttttttgtaggCCAAGTGAACACTTAAGTGAAACTTTTGTGAACAGATCACCGAACACCTAAAACACCTGGCAAATTCTCTAGGAAAAACATGAAATCCCTTTCAAACAGGCCTGATCTGCTGGGTATGGTGGTGGGCTGGGATACAAACACCACTGAAAAAATGTGCAACAGAAATACAATCTAtgccagttttttattttgtgttgtaaATGCATGGCTCCAATTCCGCATCCCCAGGTTAGAAACGTAAATTTAGTCACTCATGTTTCATCTGAGATGCACACGTTGTGAAGTCATGCTCCCCACCAGCGTGTGCATACAAGAGTGTGTGAAGTCGTAGGGATTATAGTGCTATACTGACGTAAAGCTGAGCAACGATTTCAGAACCTTCAAGCAACCAATAAGCAACAATGCAAGCAGGCGACTACCTGCGCCTCTGCCTGCGGTCCTTGCTGTCACTGCGCTGGTCACGGCTCTTCCTCTCacggctcctcctcttcctctcacgGCTGCGACTGCGGGATGGTGTGCGCCGGCGATGGCGGTTCTCCTTGTCCCGCTCTGAGGGGCCacaggggaggaggagcagggcacaggggaggaggaggaggaggaggagtagggcacagaagaggaggagcagggcacaggggaggaggaggagcagggcacaggggaggaggaggagaagggcacaggggaggaggaagagcaggccacaggggaggaggaagagcaggccacaggggaggaggagcagggcacaggggaggaggaggaggaggagtagggcacagaagaggaggaggagcagggcacaggggaggaggaagagcagggcacagaagaggaggaagagcaggccacaggggaggaggagcagggcacagaagaggaggaagagaaggccacaggggaggaagagcaggccacaggggaggaggagcagggcacagaagaggaggaagagcagggcacagaagaggaggaagagcagggcacagaagaggaggaagagcagggcacagaagaggaggaagagcagggcacagaagaggaggaagagcagggcacagaagaggaggaagagcagggcacagaagaggaggaagagcaggccACAGGGGAGGAGGAACAGGGCACAGAAGAGGAGGATATGGTACTGAGGTTAGAAGTATACAGTAAGGCTACCCATCAATTACTATTGTAATTGATCTAATATAAAGGTTATACtaacatttttcttcttttctcaaAGGAGCACATATGCTATACGTTAAAAGTTTgagaacactaatgcacccTAACTAACTAGTAGATGTGCTCCtcaattatttttccagttagcaTGCACAAATGCTCTTAAAATGGTGTACTGTAGAGGACTGAAGTAGATGGTTTACAAATAATATTCAAACCATGAGGTAATATTTTCAAACCtttgcatttagcagacaccctCATCCTCAACTTAAACCTGACATCTCACTTTTAAGCTAGAATCTGCGGCTGAATATGTACTGAAGCAATTTAGGCCAAGCAGCTGGCTCAAGGGTGCATCGAAGCCCCAGCTGGGAACAGAGCCTGTAATATTGGAATTACATGCCTATCCCCTTAACCAATGATACAATGATAATCTGCGATGTGTAGAATAATTGACTCAATACCTTTTTTCTACTGCTTATTCCTGACACCACGGTTGCACTTACACATGGCCGAAAAGTGATGCCAGAGTAGAGAAACGAGACGGCACAGGGAGCTTACTACATCTCAACATTGACTGCATACTAATGTTTCAGGAGACAAAGGTAGTAAAGATTATTCTAAGGTGTTAGGGGACATGCATGAATGCTGCACTACATTCGTCAATCTTACTTCATTTCTTTTCATATACTAAAAATCATAAATTATTAGGGGAACAATCTAATATCATTGCCCCCCATTGTATTCATATTACAAAAATTGTACGTCTATCAAGCACGTGTCGCCTAATAAATTATAATTCGTGTAATATATCGAGGACAGGGCCCCAACTACGACAATGCATACGCTAGCAAGCCAGTAGTGAGCACTTCTGCAAATGGTCCACCGTATGCTATATCACATCACGTCACCAATGATCAGCCAAATTAATCAGGCAAATCACAGCAACTGCATTATTTGTTCTAAGATAAGCGGTTGTGTaattaaatagctagctaatgctaatgaTCCAGCTAGCACGCGAATCAAACTTGCCATTCATTAACAATCACGCTTTGGTAATCTCAGCAGAATATAGcaatttaaaggttttacacAGACTCTCTGAAATTTTGCCCACAACTAACGAGCTCATTTGTATAATTACATACACGCCAGCAAAGTTTGTATGCACTCGTGTGGTGGAGTGTTAAATGCAAGCTAGCAATA is a window of Conger conger chromosome 1, fConCon1.1, whole genome shotgun sequence DNA encoding:
- the u2af2a gene encoding U2 small nuclear RNA auxiliary factor 2a isoform X3, which produces MSDFDEFEKQLNENKQERDKENRHRRRTPSRSRSRERKRRSRERKSRDQRSDSKDRRQRRSTQNQNQPQENAVSHSPHREKKKKVRKYWDVPPPGFEHITPMQYKAMQAAGQIPATALLPTMTPDGLAVTPTPVPVVGSQMTRQARRLYVGNIPFGITEESMMDFFNAQMRLGGLTQAPGNPILAVQINQDKNFAFLEFRSVDETTQAMAFDGIIFQGQSLKIRRPHDYQPLPGMSENPSVYVPGVVSTVVPDSAHKLFIGGLPNYLNDDQVKELLTSFGPLKAFNLVKDSATGLSKGYAFCEYVDVNVNDQAIAGLNGMQLGDKKLLVQRASVGSKNATLMSINQTPVTLQVPGLMNSSMVQMGGLPTEVLCLMNMVAPEELLDDEEYEEIVEDVRDECSKYGQVKSIEIPRPVDGLEVPGTGKIFVEFMSVFDSQKAMQGLTGRKFANRVVVTKYCDPDAYHRRDFW
- the u2af2a gene encoding U2 small nuclear RNA auxiliary factor 2a isoform X2, with translation MSDFDEFEKQLNENKQERDKENRHRRRTPSRSRSRERKRRSRERKSRDQRSDSKDRRQRRSTQNQNQPQENAVSSHSPHREKKKKVRKYWDVPPPGFEHITPMQYKAMQAAGQIPATALLPTMTPDGLAVTPTPVPVVGSQMTRQARRLYVGNIPFGITEESMMDFFNAQMRLGGLTQAPGNPILAVQINQDKNFAFLEFRSVDETTQAMAFDGIIFQGQSLKIRRPHDYQPLPGMSENPSVYVPGVVSTVVPDSAHKLFIGGLPNYLNDDQVKELLTSFGPLKAFNLVKDSATGLSKGYAFCEYVDVNVNDQAIAGLNGMQLGDKKLLVQRASVGSKNATLMSINQTPVTLQVPGLMNSSMVQMGGLPTEVLCLMNMVAPEELLDDEEYEEIVEDVRDECSKYGQVKSIEIPRPVDGLEVPGTGKIFVEFMSVFDSQKAMQGLTGRKFANRVVVTKYCDPDAYHRRDFW
- the u2af2a gene encoding U2 small nuclear RNA auxiliary factor 2a isoform X1, which gives rise to MSDFDEFEKQLNENKQERDKENRHRRRTPSRSRSRERKRRSRERKSRDQRSDSKDRRQRRSTQNQNQPQENAVRLDAGGGDALPLSVRSFPSSPAVLVAPPSSSSFCSSHSPHREKKKKVRKYWDVPPPGFEHITPMQYKAMQAAGQIPATALLPTMTPDGLAVTPTPVPVVGSQMTRQARRLYVGNIPFGITEESMMDFFNAQMRLGGLTQAPGNPILAVQINQDKNFAFLEFRSVDETTQAMAFDGIIFQGQSLKIRRPHDYQPLPGMSENPSVYVPGVVSTVVPDSAHKLFIGGLPNYLNDDQVKELLTSFGPLKAFNLVKDSATGLSKGYAFCEYVDVNVNDQAIAGLNGMQLGDKKLLVQRASVGSKNATLMSINQTPVTLQVPGLMNSSMVQMGGLPTEVLCLMNMVAPEELLDDEEYEEIVEDVRDECSKYGQVKSIEIPRPVDGLEVPGTGKIFVEFMSVFDSQKAMQGLTGRKFANRVVVTKYCDPDAYHRRDFW